Proteins encoded within one genomic window of Humulus lupulus chromosome 1, drHumLupu1.1, whole genome shotgun sequence:
- the LOC133823724 gene encoding uncharacterized protein LOC133823724 gives MPNYVKFMKDILTKKRRLGKFETVALTRECSSFLQNKLTLKMKDPVSFTIPCTIGNSYCGMALCNLGASINWMSMSIFNQLGIGEVRPTTITLQLADKSLAHPNGKIEDVLVRVEKFIFPADFIMLDYEADREVPIILGRPFLAIGRTLIDVQKGELTMRAQDEKVTFNVFKAMRFLDEVDECSVVSVVDSLASREFETSNVGDPLERLLLFDSHNEEDEEEYLAWLEANSQGLRTRNRFDSLELSSREFKAPKPSIEEPPELELKVLPSHL, from the coding sequence ATGCCTAACTATGTGAAGTTCATGAAAGACATCCTTACAAAGAAGAGAAGATTGGGGAAATTTGAGACAGTGGCTCTTACCAGAGAGTGTAGCTCATTCTTGCAAAACAAGTTGACACTGAAGATGAAAGATCCTGTGAGTTTCACCATTCCATGCACCATTGGTAATTCTTATTGTGGCATGGCTTTATGCAATTTGGGTGCAAGCATTAACTGGATGTCAATGTCTATTTTCAATCAATTGGGGATTGGAGAAGTTAGGCCTACTACAATTACTCTTCAACTAGCAGATAAATCTCTTGCTCATCCAAATGGGAAGATCGAAGATGTATTGGTAAGGGTAGAAAAATTCATATTCCCTGCTGATTTTATTATGTTAGACTATGAGGCAGACAGAGAGGTGCCCATTATCTTGGGGAGGCCATTTCTTGCAATAGGAAGAACTTTAATAGATGTGCAGAAGGGGGAGCTGACTATGAGGGCCCAAGATGAAAAAGTgacttttaatgtttttaaagctATGAGATTTCTTGATGAGGTCGATGAATGCTCAGTGGTTTCAGTGGTAGATTCTTTGGCATCAAGGGAGTTTGAGACTAGTAATGTTGGCGATCCATTAGAGAGGTTATTGTTGTTTGATTCACACAATGAGGAAGATGAGGAGGAGTACTTAGCTTGGTTGGAGGCTAATTCTCAAGGGTTAAGAACAAGAAACCGATTTGATTCATTGGAATTGTCGTCTAGGGAGTTCAAAGCTCCTAAACCATCCATTGAAGAGCCACCTGAGTTAGAGTTGAAAGTCTTGCCATCGCATTTGTGA
- the LOC133823738 gene encoding uncharacterized protein LOC133823738, with product MRLFSYENAKIYKEKTKRWHDKHIQPHSFEEGQQVLLFNSRLKLFPGKLKSGWSGPFTITKVYPHGAVELRGNEGGEFKVNGQRLKHYWDGEVERNKTSLTLVDP from the coding sequence ATGCGGCTGTTTTCATATGAGAATGCAAAGATTTATAAGGAAAAGACCAAGAGGTGGCATGACAAGCATATCCAACCTCATTCATTTGAGGAAGGGCAGCAAGTTTTATTGTTCAATTCTAGACTCAAGTTGTTTCCTGGGAAGCTCAAGTCTGGGTGGTCTGGGCCGTTCACTATTACTAAGGTGTATCCTCATGGGGCTGTGGAGTTGAGAGGAAATGAAGGAGGTGAATTCAAGGTCAATGGGCAGAGGTTGAAACACTATTGGGATGGTGAGGTTGAGCGCAACAAGACCTCACTCACCTTAGTTGACCCTTAA